The nucleotide sequence TGAATAAGCGTATGTCCGGGATAAAACTCATCTAATCCGCTCCATATTATTAGTTATTTCCGCAGGCGGCGATCAGTCGCTCGTCCTCGGATTCGTTCAAGGTAATGGCTTGCGCAGGACATTCTGCAACACAGATGCCGCAGGCCTTACAATCCGTCACCGCAATCGCGGCAACTCCGCTCTCATCAATCTTGGCCACTTCCCACGGACAGACCCGGACACAGGTCAGGCAGGAGACACAGAGATCACGCTGGACCTGGGCAGCCTTGCCCTTTTCCACCAGCTGCTCCTCAGTAATATAGCCTTTTTTCAGGGCCAAGTTGGCCAGGGTCCCCATGATATCGGCAAAACTCACATCCTGTGGACAGACAAACACACAACTCCGGCATCCAGAACAATACCAAAGCAAATCGGAGTTCAGTAAACGCTCCTCCATGCCCATACGAACCATGTGGATGATTTTTCGGGGATCAAAATCAGGAACAGCCTGACTGACCGGGCAGGCACCGGAACAGGCACCACAGGAAAAACAGGAGTTCAGATGCTGGCCACCGGGTTCTGCAACCACTTCAGCACCGAATCCAGGATTGATTTCAAATGTTTTTTTTGACATACCATCACCACATTGAGCAATTATGTTCTCTGATTATTATGTCCCAGCAGACCGAACGAGCACTGAATCAAAAAACGGTAGGAGTACTAAATGACAACTGAAGCAAGAAACGCTGATACATTGACAAGCTCTGCTACACCTCTGCTACACTATAGGCCAATATAAATATCCCATTTTTGTCATTTTGTCAACGGAACCGTTCAGCATAGTACGATTGGCCAGAAAACATTCCAGGATTCCTTATTTTCTGGCATCCCAACGGCTTTTTAACTCTACAGTCGTAAGTTCTCGGCTGACTTGCTGAGATTGTAAAACGATCATATAATCATAGGCTTCTTCAAAAAAAGAAGCGGTGATTATATGATCAACTATTTGTATGACTCGTTAACAAGCTTTCGTACTGTTTTTTCCCGTGACAAAACCTGGCTTATTTTTGTCATGATTGTTCTCGGTTTTATTGGCAGCACAGAAATGGTCGGTGTCAGTTCTTTCTGCCGTTTCTGGTTGTTAGAAATACCGGGCTATCACACGTTAAATCATTTTTTTCGTTCTTCGGCCTGGACTCTGAACGAATTACTGAATCATTGGTTCTTCTTTGTGAGTTCAAGTGGGTTATGTATGACCTCACAAGGACGTATCGTCACACTGGGAGACCATACTGTCCTCTCGCGAGACGGACGAAAAATGCCTGGAGTTGTTACGTTACATCAGGACAGCGACACACAAAGTAAGCCCAGTTATTTCCGTGGGCAATGCTGGGGGGCTCTTGCTGCGGTTACCGGCGTTGCTCCCCATATGTTCGCTTTGCCGCTGATGTTGCAAATGCATCAAGGATATCAACATTTGGGGAAAGAAAACAATGACAATGTACCAACTATGGGAGAATGCATGG is from Candidatus Electrothrix sp. GW3-4 and encodes:
- a CDS encoding 4Fe-4S dicluster domain-containing protein, producing the protein MSKKTFEINPGFGAEVVAEPGGQHLNSCFSCGACSGACPVSQAVPDFDPRKIIHMVRMGMEERLLNSDLLWYCSGCRSCVFVCPQDVSFADIMGTLANLALKKGYITEEQLVEKGKAAQVQRDLCVSCLTCVRVCPWEVAKIDESGVAAIAVTDCKACGICVAECPAQAITLNESEDERLIAACGNN